A region of Argentina anserina chromosome 5, drPotAnse1.1, whole genome shotgun sequence DNA encodes the following proteins:
- the LOC126794052 gene encoding flavin-containing monooxygenase FMO GS-OX-like 4: MQLASLQVVVIGAGAAGLVAARELRREGHKVVVLEGGDQVGGTWVYTPEVESDPIGINPDRAMVHSSMYQSLRTNLPREVMGFRDFPFVVKEGDEERDPRTFPGHREVLMYLKEFAEVFGICEMVRFESEVVFVGLVEGGKWKVKSKSKRSEIVEEIYDAVVVCNGHHTKPRLAQISGIHTWKGKQIHSHNYRTPEPFRDQVVILIGSAASAVDISRDIAGVAKEVHIASRSVADETIENHPGYDNLWLHSMIRCVYEDGSVVFQDGSDVRADIILHCTGYEYHFPFLETNGIVIVDDNRVGPLYKHVFPPVFAPSLSFVGIPFKVAPFFMFELQSKWIAGILSNRIALPSQEDMMEDVKAFYSLLEASDTPKRYTHSIADHQFGYDDWVATECGSPVSEEWRKQMFYAAIENMLAKPETYRDEWDKYIQLVLQAREDFKKYCANGHIILDEKDSNMLMGK; this comes from the exons ATGCAACTGGCCTCCCTCCAAGTGGTAGTGATCGGCGCCGGAGCTGCCGGTCTAGTCGCCGCACGCGAACTCCGGCGAGAAGGCCACAAAGTCGTAGTCTTGGAGGGAGGAGACCAAGTAGGTGGCACTTGGGTCTACACTCCAGAAGTGGAGTCTGACCCAATTGGGATCAACCCAGATAGAGCTATGGTCCACTCGAGCATGTACCAGTCACTCAGGACCAACCTCCCACGAGAGGTCATGGGATTCCGGGACTTCCCATTTGTGGTCAAGGAAGGAGATGAAGAGAgagatccgagaacgtttccagGTCACAGAGAGGTGTTGATGTACTTGAAGGAGTTCGCTGAAGTGTTTGGGATATGTGAGATGGTGAGGTTTGAGAGTGAGGTGGTGTTTGTGGGTTTGGTGGAGGGTGGGAAGTGGAAGGTGAAGTCTAAGAGCAAGAGAAGTGAGATTGTGGAAGAGATTTATGATGCTGTAGTGGTCTGTAATGGACATCACACTAAACCTCGTTTAGCTCAGATTTCAG GCATCCATACATGGAAGGGGAAGCAAATTCACAGTCACAATTATCGTACTCCCGAGCCATTTAGAGATCAG GTTGTAATTTTGATAGGCAGTGCTGCTAGTGCTGTTGATATTTCTCGTGACATAGCTGGAGTTGCTAAAGAAGTTCATATTGCATCTAGATCTGTTGCTGATGAAACCATTGAAAATCACCCTGGCTATGATAACTTATGGCTTCACTCGATG ATCCGATGTGTCTATGAAGATGGTAGTGTTGTTTTCCAAGATGGAAGTGATGTCCGTGCTGACATCATTCTTCACTGCACAGG GTACGAATATCATTTTCCTTTTCTCGAAACGAATGGCATTGTGATTGTGGATGACAACCGTGTTGGTCCGCTGTATAAGCATGTCTTTCCCCCAGTCTTTGCCCCTTCACTTTCCTTTGTTGGCATACCTTTTAAG GTTGCTCCTTTCTTCATGTTTGAGCTTCAAAGCAAGTGGATAGCTGGTATTTTGTCTAATCGAATTGCACTTCCATCCCAAGAGGACATGATGGAGGATGTTAAAGCTTTCTACTCTTTACTTGAAGCTTCTGACACACCTAAGCGATACACTCATAGTATTGCTGATCATCAG TTTGGATATGACGATTGGGTTGCAACTGAGTGCGGGTCTCCAGTCTCTGAGGAATGGAGAAAGCAAATGTTCTATGCAGCTATAGAGAACATGCTAGCCAAACCAGAGACATACCGAGATGAATGGGATAAATATATCCAATTAGTATTGCAAGCTCGTGAGGACTTCAAGAAATACTGCGCAAACGGACATATAATTCTTGACGAGAAGGACTCGAACATGTTAATGGGCAAGTGA